The genomic stretch AAAAATTCTCTTCGTCTCACTCACTTGACGATTACGTGAGGGATTCTTGCAAAACCTACTTGTTGGCTAGGCACGTGACCGTTTACCAAATAGAGGAGTCTTGCACTTCTTACGTCCAGAAAAAAGGAATGACTCATGATCACTTGGATCCTTATGGGCTTGGAAACAAATAGAGGTGTTGGTCGTGTCATGCACCAATAAAACAGGGAAGCAGGAATTAGGGGCGACAACCGTATGGTCTCCTTGGAGGATTTGAGAACCAGAAGGATATAAGTCGTCACAAATAGAGAAGGACCTCGAGTTAACATCCCCAATAAAGGACTCCCTCGAATTAACAACATGAATCCCATTGATGGCTCTAGAACAAGAAACCGTGTCTTCAATTACCGTGTCTTCATTTACCACCTCCATCTTCAGTTTCCGCTTTTTATAGCGTCTCCTCCTCTTCTTTCCCTTATAATGATCTCTTGAAATTCCTCCCTCCTTTGTGACCTTGGTATTAAGGATCCGAATTATCATAGTAGACAAGTCTCTTTTATTGTAAAAATTCACCTTACTACCTTGAAGCATTTTTTGATAAGCTTGTCCGGAGAtccttagccttgaatttcctCCACCCTTTCTTGAGAACTCATGAACCGAGTTTTTAGGAATATACTCGTTATCACCTATTTAAGAGTCTTTGTTATTGTGATCCAACTCAAAATTAGGAGAAGAATTTTCTTCGAGATTTATAGGAATACCATCGTCCGAAATGCATGTATCCATGACAGTGGAGTTAGAAAGTGGAGAAACGCAAGAGCCAAAAGAAGACCCCCCATTATCCTTAACTAAGGTGTCCGCGATATTTTCATCAGGGATAGGTCTTTTACTTTCTCTAGCAACCTCACATGACAACTGGTCCTCTATACTTCTCTTACCGTTAGGATTAATAGCCCGTAGATTCTTGCCAACATTCAGTTCTCTAAGGATATCATTATTCTTAGGTTCAAGCATTTACACGGTTTCAAGATCAGTTTGTGCTTCCATGAGCATATTAGTCTTCATACAGGCTATAACTCGACGAAAAAGAGCCTTAACATTTTTTGGGAAGTACGACAAAACCAAAGAGCAGAAGTTTATAACTACCTCATACTCATGGAGCTTGTTAGCGCAAGCCGCTAGATTCAAATTTAAAGATATTGCTAGTTGCAATACAGATTCAGCGTCATAATCCTCCATCGATTTTAAAACCAAACATAAAAGTCGACATGCCATTTCATAGCAGCCGCCAGCAGAGTCAAACATATTTTGCTTAAAAAAATCATTACCCCTCTCCTTAAGAAATTTAACCTTACTCAAAAGGGTTCCTTCCATTGGTAAGAAAGAACTAAAAATTGACCAATCCTCCTCTTTAAACTCGCCATTTCCATGTGCAATAACATAGTGTTTTAGGAAAATTGCATTAATAGAAATGGTAGCCATAAGTTTTCACATAAACAGCCCCAACTCGAAAAGCTAAGATAAAAACCTTTAAGAAGTGAAAATTAAAGCAAATACTCTTCTAAGAGTAGATTATTTGTTAAAAAAGAAAACCAAAGAAAGAATGTAAAAAACAAGAGCTCGCACACAGGAAAGTTCGGAAAAGCCACCGCACCCAACCCAGCAACACCATTTAGACCCACCCTAAGCCCACCCAACTCCCACTCCTCTAAGAAAAACCAGCAGCATCACCATGTTCCCAAAACCCAAACACCCAGCAGCACCATGTTCCCTTCAATACCAACCTCGGACAATACCCGTCAACACAAACAAAGACCACCAGCGAAAGCCAAACAGCCACCCCCGAGACAAACCGAACACGGACAAAAACACACAAACATGACAAAGATGAAAGGGAGGCCGAACCTGGGAAAGGGGACACTTACCagaacgcaaaaaaaaaaaaacgattaaAAGACTTCGAAACTGAAAAAGAAGCATCAAACATTGGAAAGAATACCAGAACACAGGGACGCCCCTACGCAACCTGCAACGCGCAATCAATCCGCATACACCTTAGAACGCAAACAAAAAacctcccccaaatccccaaaaaCAAAACCAGATTGCTAAAAACCATCGATCAATTGATTTCAGATAAAAAATCATCATTGGATTGATTAAGAGAACATCAACCACAACCATAATTGCTAAACGGATGAACAAAGAAGACGATGGTGAATCGTAAAGACAAACCACAGGCAGGAATGAAAAACGATCGAAAAAACGAAGGGAACAAGGGAACTAAAAGGGTGAATGGAACCAGGTTAAAGAAGATAAAAGAAGAAAGGAGTGGGAGGTCGCCGCAGATAGAGCATTGAAGACGGCCCCATCTCCGGCGAACACGTGAGGCTCAAGAGGGACGGTGGGTGGATTGGGGTAGCAATAGCTTCAAGTTTgggattttagggttttttttaagagagaaaaaagagGGGAAATCGCTGAAAATGGTTGAAGATAAATTATGACCATTGAAGCACATCACGGTGAAATGGAATTAATGTTAATATTGACAATCATATGGTTGAGTTGGTTGCTGGAGAATTATTACTGTATGGGCATTTAAGATACTCGTAGTGCTTTAATAAAGTATTTATTaggaaacttcgggacgaagtttgtttttaggagggtagaatgtgataCTACTAAAAGTTTCGCATTTTAATATAACTTTGTTTATGTGTGTTTAATGCAATTGGTTATCTTTACTACTATAAGTTATACAATTAAGTAATGTGTGTGATTTCCTTCATAGTATGAGCTCATAAAGATAACATTTGTATTAGCATGTATGGTGTCAAATTTAAGTAGTTTGAGTGAACTTCGgcgacgaagttctttttaaggagggaaaatTGTAATACATACCCCGTATATTTGAAGACTTAGTTAAAGAATTATCAACGGTAAAATGTAAAGGAGTTCCATTTATTAAACGACTTTTATGAATTTAATTTATTAACTTATATTTTATGAtctttattattactatttacCAATTTATACTTTTAATGAGGAAATGTGTTTTGAGACGGGAATCCATATTTTACGCTttgttacaataataataataataataataataataat from Silene latifolia isolate original U9 population chromosome 2, ASM4854445v1, whole genome shotgun sequence encodes the following:
- the LOC141641203 gene encoding uncharacterized protein LOC141641203, translated to MATISINAIFLKHYVIAHGNGEFKEEDWSIFSSFLPMEGTLLSKVKFLKERGNDFFKQNMFDSAGGCYEMACRLLCLVLKSMEDYDAESVLQLAISLNLNLAACANKLHEYEVVINFCSLVLSYFPKNVKALFRRVIACMKTNMLMEAQTDLETV